The Cryomorphaceae bacterium sequence TCCCGAAAACCGCGTGGAGCGATTCCAGGAGTGCCGGGAAAAGTGGCAGAACATCCGTTGATACCAGGCTACAATCTCAGCCTGAGACTCACCAGGAAATTGCGGCCTGCCTGCGGGTAGTAGAAGTTTTCGGTAGTCATTTGCTGGTCGGCTATGTAACTGAACGTATAGCCGTTGTTCTCGTATAACGCGTCAAACATGTTGTACACCAATACACCGATTTCCATTTCGCTGAAAAGCACGTCGCGCAGGGTATAGTGCAACCTGAAGTTGGTAATGAAATAAGCATCCAGCATTCGATTGCGGTCAGAAGTATTGTCCAAAAACTGCTCACCCACGTATTTAGGCATCAAGCTCATGCGCAAGTCCTTCAAGGGCTCGTAGGTAAGAATCCCCCCTGCCACAAAATTGGGCGAAAAGGCGATGTCGGTATTGCTGTGCTCAATGGCCAGTTGGCCACCCTGATCAAAGTCGTCCACAAATTCGGTGAACGAACGGATTTTATTCCGACTGAATGTGGCATTACCTCCAAGGGTTAGTGTACGGTGCAGGCGCACACCCCCTTCAATTTCAATCCCCATTCGGTAGCTGTCATCCACATTTACGCGATTGTAGGCTCCTACATCATTGATCTCGCCGTTCAACACAAGCTGGTCTTTATAGTCCATCAGGTAGTAATTGGCATTTAAAAACCAATTTCGGCCGCGGTAACGGTAGCCTACCTCCAGGTTCCGAAGTTGCTCGGCCACCGGACGACTTTCAGGAGTGCTTTGTGTAAAGTCGCGGCGCACAGGCTCTCGATGCGACACACCGAGCGAAGCGTAAAAGTTGTTTCGCTCATTGAGATCGAACATAAATCCGGCCTTGGGATTAAAAAACCCGAAGTTCACTTGCTGATCGGCCAGCACAAATTCCTCAAACACCACATTGAATCCCTCAAAGCGATAGTCTATGCCGCGGTATTGCAAATCGGCAAAGGCGGTAAATTTTCCCAACTGCTGCGTGGCTTTTACGTATCCGTGCCACTCGGTTTTGAGCGCGTTGTTATCGTAGTAGCGGTCGCGAATGTTGCTCTGGGAAGCAAAGCGGGCCCAGATAATCTCGCCAAAATGATCACCGTCGTAAACATTCCAGCCCCCACCAACGGTTACATCCAGTCCGCGGTGGTTGTTGTAGTTCATGGAAAACACCTGCCCGTAGAAGTGATTGTCCAGCCACCTGCGGCGAATCAAATCGGTACGCGTGATGGTGTCGCTGTTCACCACCAGTGGCTCGAGGTTGTAGGTGCTGAAACGGTCGTTGGCACGGTATTGCTCAAAGTAGCCGGCACCGCGCGTGTAGTGCAGGGAGGTGTTGAAGTTTACACGTTGACTGAATCGATGCGAAAAGTGCAGCTGGTAGTGGTGTTGCTGGTAATTGTCTACTTCATTGTCGTAAAACTGCATATTGCCGTCCTGGTCAAAAAACATTCCCGCGCTGTTAAAGGTGCGGTTGTTCTCAAGGTTTTCGGCCGATACTCCATTCCATGCCTGATAGGTTACTTCGTGCCCACCAAACACATTGAGGCGCAATACCGAGTTCTTACCGTGCCATGCTCCGGCAAGGTAGTAAGAGCGCAAATCGCTGGAGGCCCTATCAATGTAGCCGTCAGAGGTGATTTGCGACAGGCGGGCATCCAGCGAAAACTTATTGTCGATGAGTCCTGTTCCAGCTTTTACGGTGTGGCGCCAGGTATTGAATGAGCCGTATGCATTTTCAATCTCGCCGTAGGCTTTTTCCTGAAGCGCGTTGGTTTGCAAGTTGATGCTTGCACCAAAAGCCGCCGCTCCGTTGGAGGATGTTCCGACACCGCGTTGTATCTGCACACTTTCCAGCGATGAAGCCAGATCGGGCATGTTTACCCAGAAAACGCCATGCGACTCCGCGTCATTCACCGGAATTCCATTGATGGTAACGTTGGTTCGGGTGGGGTCGCTTCCGCGAATGCGAATACCCGTGTAGCCCACCCCTGCTCCTGCGTCGGAGGTTACCACAGCCGAGGGTGTAAATTCCAGTATGTATGGCAGGTCCTGCCCGAAATTGGCGTCTCCGACCTCTTCTTTGCTGAGATTGGTGTAAGTGGTGGGAGTTTTGCTTCCCGCCCGCGTAGCCGAAATCACCACTTCTTCGGAGAGGAAGATACTTGGCCGCATCTGCGGACTCCAGATGAGCCGCTCGCCGTCTTGCACCAGCAAGGTATCTTCAACGGTTTCAAATCCCAGGAAAGACACGCGCATTGCGTAAGGCCCTGGTCTCAGGTTTCGCAGGCGGTAACTTCCATCGGTAGCGGTAAAGGTACCCTTGAAAGTTTCGGCAATGGCCACCGCCGCACCTGCAAGCGGTTCGCCCCGATCATTGGTTATAACTCCGTGAATTTCGCCCTGCCCCGCGGCTGTTTGCGTGAGGAGGAGCGCAGTGGTAAGCAGCGTAATAAACCGCATCGTACAATTGTTTTAAGTTCAACAATTGCAGAAAACAAGGGGCAACTTTCCCGCAGAAAAATTAACGAATTAAAAAAACCTCCTCCCTACGCCGGCATTACCCGGATCAGGTTATTTGGGTATAATCTCAGCCTGACATCCCGAACTACTTCGGGAGATAAGGCACCCCTTATGAGACGCGGCAAAAGTAACAAACCCGCGGAAACATTGTTCGGAAAGATTCGGGCAACTCCATTCTCACCACACTCTACTGATCTACATATTGTTAGTAGGCCATTTTTTGATTATTGAACACAATGCTGAAATGCACTTTTGCATCGAGTGCTTCAAACACTTTCAAAATAGTGTCGAATCTTGCGTTGGTCGCACTATTCTCTATCTTGGATATCTGGGCTTTCTTAACCCCAACCAATTTACCCAGCTCTTCCTGCGTTAAATTACGCTCTTTTCTTGCTTTTTTGATTGCACGGCCCAATAGATCCAGCCGAAGTTCATGCTCGAATTCGTTGCGCTCTTTGGTGCCTTTTTTTCCGATGTATTGGTCGGTGAGCTCTTCCAGTGTATACGTTTTCATCTTTTCTCCCATGTTTCGTTTAAATACTGTTTACGTAAGCTCTCTGCTCTGGCAATTTCAACTTTTGGTATCTTGTCTGTCTTCTTCAGGAAACCATGTGTTGCAACAACTAAGGTTTCAGACTTGTTTCGTTTATCCCAAAAGGCAAGAAGCCGGTAATGGGCTTTGCTATACTTTGTTCGAAACTCCCATATTTCATTTTGCAGCTTTTTGAATAACTCCTTGTCGTTGGCCATTTTCGACTTCCAAAGATTGTAAACTATCTTGCTTCTGGATTTTTCGTCGAGCCCGTCTAAAAACAATTTGGCTTCTTCTAAAAACACAACCTCAAACCTTGAGTCGCTCACCATTGTAGTTTAACACAAAGATAAAAGTTTCCTGAATAAGAAACAAACGTTCGTATGAACTGAGCACGTACACGTTACATTACCTGCCGAACTGAATCAAAGCTTCACCAGCGCGACAATTTCCCCAGCAAATTGGCCAGTGCGGGCTTGTAGGGTGGGTAAATCATCTTAAAATCGAGATACTTGCGCTTTACCACTCCACGCTCGTTCGAAAACTCCACAAAGCCGTAGTGGCCGTTGGATTTTCCGATACCGCTGTGGTTCACTCCGCCAAATGGCAGATTGGGGTTGATGGAGGTTACCATCACTTCGTTGATACCAACGCCGCCCGATGTGGTTTGCTTGAGGATATACCCGATGTTTTTCTTGCTCTTACTCATGATGTACAGCGCCAAAGGCTTTTCGCCCTGGCTGATTATTTCAATAGCGGCATCAAGGTTCTCTACCGGCAACACAGGCAACACCGGACCGAAAATTTCTTCTTCCATGATGCGCATATCAGGACTCACACCAAGTAGCAAATGCGGTGCAATCAATCTGTCGGAGGGGTTCATATCCCCCGCCACGCGCAGTGTTGCCCCGTTTTGCACGGCATCGTCAATCAGCGATTTTACGCGTTCAAAATTGCGGTCGTCAATGATCCGGCAGTAATCGCATGATTGCGCAATGCCCTGCCCGGTGCGGTTGTACATCTGTTGCACTGCTTTTTCAAACGCAGCCGCAAAGGCTTCCAACTTCGATTCGTGAACCAGGGCATAATCAGGTGCAATGCAGGTTTGACCGGCATTGATGCACTTGCCCCAGGCCACTTTTTCGGCAGCGTCTTTTACGTTGGCTGTTTCGTCCACAATCACCGGCGACTTCCCGCCCAGTTCAAGAGTCACCGAAGTGAGGTGCTCCGAAGCCGCACGCATCACAATCTTACCCACCTTGGGGCTTCCGGTAAAGAAAATATGGTGAAAGGGCAGCGACAACAACTCGGTGGTAGTCGGCACATCGCCTTCTACAACTGCCACCTCCCGTTCGTCGAAGAGTTCACCAATCATGGTCTTTAAAAAGCCCGATGTGGCCGCCGCAATTTCCGAAGGTTTGAGCAACACCACATTTCCGGCAGCTATGGCGTGAATCATTGGGTTCACGGCCAATTGCAGGGGGTAGTTCCAGGGAGAAATCACCATCACATGACCCTTCGGTTCGTGGCGCACCCAACTGCTCATGCCCAGCATGGCAAGGGGTCCTGACACGGGTCGGTCGCGCATCCATTCGCCCAGCTCGTCGTAAATGTGCCGCATGCAAACCTGGATGGTTGCCAGCTCTGTAGCAATGGCCTCTTCCCTGCTCTTACGCAGATCGGTTTGAAGCGCATCCATCCAAAGCTGCTTT is a genomic window containing:
- a CDS encoding TonB-dependent receptor, which translates into the protein MRFITLLTTALLLTQTAAGQGEIHGVITNDRGEPLAGAAVAIAETFKGTFTATDGSYRLRNLRPGPYAMRVSFLGFETVEDTLLVQDGERLIWSPQMRPSIFLSEEVVISATRAGSKTPTTYTNLSKEEVGDANFGQDLPYILEFTPSAVVTSDAGAGVGYTGIRIRGSDPTRTNVTINGIPVNDAESHGVFWVNMPDLASSLESVQIQRGVGTSSNGAAAFGASINLQTNALQEKAYGEIENAYGSFNTWRHTVKAGTGLIDNKFSLDARLSQITSDGYIDRASSDLRSYYLAGAWHGKNSVLRLNVFGGHEVTYQAWNGVSAENLENNRTFNSAGMFFDQDGNMQFYDNEVDNYQQHHYQLHFSHRFSQRVNFNTSLHYTRGAGYFEQYRANDRFSTYNLEPLVVNSDTITRTDLIRRRWLDNHFYGQVFSMNYNNHRGLDVTVGGGWNVYDGDHFGEIIWARFASQSNIRDRYYDNNALKTEWHGYVKATQQLGKFTAFADLQYRGIDYRFEGFNVVFEEFVLADQQVNFGFFNPKAGFMFDLNERNNFYASLGVSHREPVRRDFTQSTPESRPVAEQLRNLEVGYRYRGRNWFLNANYYLMDYKDQLVLNGEINDVGAYNRVNVDDSYRMGIEIEGGVRLHRTLTLGGNATFSRNKIRSFTEFVDDFDQGGQLAIEHSNTDIAFSPNFVAGGILTYEPLKDLRMSLMPKYVGEQFLDNTSDRNRMLDAYFITNFRLHYTLRDVLFSEMEIGVLVYNMFDALYENNGYTFSYIADQQMTTENFYYPQAGRNFLVSLRLRL
- a CDS encoding XRE family transcriptional regulator; protein product: MKTYTLEELTDQYIGKKGTKERNEFEHELRLDLLGRAIKKARKERNLTQEELGKLVGVKKAQISKIENSATNARFDTILKVFEALDAKVHFSIVFNNQKMAY
- a CDS encoding type II toxin-antitoxin system RelE/ParE family toxin, with product MVSDSRFEVVFLEEAKLFLDGLDEKSRSKIVYNLWKSKMANDKELFKKLQNEIWEFRTKYSKAHYRLLAFWDKRNKSETLVVATHGFLKKTDKIPKVEIARAESLRKQYLNETWEKR
- a CDS encoding aldehyde dehydrogenase family protein; translated protein: MSTTTPNRFSNAEEARRVFDLQHAPDNLQRMKNTTAKERVERIRRIDRYLNDSVKKQLWMDALQTDLRKSREEAIATELATIQVCMRHIYDELGEWMRDRPVSGPLAMLGMSSWVRHEPKGHVMVISPWNYPLQLAVNPMIHAIAAGNVVLLKPSEIAAATSGFLKTMIGELFDEREVAVVEGDVPTTTELLSLPFHHIFFTGSPKVGKIVMRAASEHLTSVTLELGGKSPVIVDETANVKDAAEKVAWGKCINAGQTCIAPDYALVHESKLEAFAAAFEKAVQQMYNRTGQGIAQSCDYCRIIDDRNFERVKSLIDDAVQNGATLRVAGDMNPSDRLIAPHLLLGVSPDMRIMEEEIFGPVLPVLPVENLDAAIEIISQGEKPLALYIMSKSKKNIGYILKQTTSGGVGINEVMVTSINPNLPFGGVNHSGIGKSNGHYGFVEFSNERGVVKRKYLDFKMIYPPYKPALANLLGKLSRW